A stretch of the Rhinoderma darwinii isolate aRhiDar2 chromosome 3, aRhiDar2.hap1, whole genome shotgun sequence genome encodes the following:
- the NET1 gene encoding neuroepithelial cell-transforming gene 1 protein isoform X3 — MHSREGQLEEKRKRKEKDDDSFSLCSFDLKEPSNKRVRPLARVTSLANLISPVRNGAVRRFGQTIQSFAMRAENKSPGSTHKSCSKLAAPTPPKRRNSVLWSEMLDVNMKESLSTKEIKRQEAIFEMTRGEQDLIEDLKLARKAYHDPMLKLSIMSEEELAQIFGDLDAYIPLHEELLTKLGEATRPDGTVGQVGHILINWLPRLHAYKGYCSNQLAAKALLDQKKLDRRVQDFLQRCLESPFSRKLDLWSFLDIPRSRLVKYPLLLKEILRHTPKDHPDVKRLEEALCLIQGVLTDINVKKGESECQYYIDKLEYLDDKQRDLRIESSKSLLCHGELKNKNGHKLYLFLFQDVLVLTRPVTRNERLSYQVYRQPIPVQDLVLEDLQDGDVRMGGSFRGAFSNSDKAKNIFRVRFQEACLGQSHTLQANDIFHKQQWLNCIRTAIAPYQHASTTELKELPDLSEECEENHPPAANPKLQRRSSTISAVVEMDFKANADCSIADSPGEPKAWKIQRTQSGSRKTREKTQGLKRKETLV, encoded by the exons GAGCCGAGCAACAAGAGAGTACGGCCTTTAGCGCGTGTAACATCACTTGCAAACTTGATATCTCCTGTGAGAAATGGCGCAGTCCGCCGCTTTGGCCAAACCATCCAG TCATTCGCAATGCGAGCTGAAAACAAGTCCCCAGGCAGTACACACAAATCTTGTAGCAAACTGGCTGCTCCGACCCCTCCAAAACGAAGAAACAGTGTCCTATGGTCTGAAATGTTAGATGTCAATATGAAGGAATCGTTAAGCACCAAAGAAATTAAACGGCAAGAG GCTATATTTGAAATGACAAGGGGAGAACAAGACCTTATTGAAGACCTCAAGTTGGCAAGAAAGGCCTACCATGACCCAATGCTTAAGCTATCCATTATGTCTGAGGAGGAGCTGGCACAAATATTTGGCGATTTGGATGCCTACATTCCCCTGCATGAAG aacTTCTCACGAAACTTGGAGAAGCAACAAGACCAGATGGGACAGTTGGACAAGTTGGTCACATTCTTATCAACTGG TTGCCACGACTCCATGCATATAAAGGTTATTGCAGTAACCAGTTAGCAGCAAAAGCTCTTCTGGATCAGAAGAAGTTGGATCGTAGGGTTCAGGATTTTCTACAGAGATGTCTTGAGTCCCCTTTCAGCCGCAAGCTGGACCTGTGGAGTTTCCTTGATATTCCAAGAAGCCGTCTAGTCAAGTATCCCCTGCTTCTCAAAGAAATTTTGCGACACACTCCTAAAGACCATCCAGACGTGAAGCGTTTGGAGGAAGCg CTTTGCTTAATCCAAGGTGTTCTTACAGACATCAACGTGAAAAAGGGCGAGTCTGAATGCCAGTATTACATCGATAAGTTAGAGTACCTCGACGACAAACAAAGAGACTTGCGGATAGAATCAAGCAAGTCCCTACTGTGTCATGGAGAGTTAAAGAATAAGAATGGCCAT AAGCTGTACCTGTTCCTTTTTCAAGACGTTCTGGTTCTAACACGCCCGGTTACACGGAACGAGCGTCTCTCTTACCAGGTTTACCGGCAGCCAATCCCTGTCCAAGACTTGGTGTTGGAGGATCTTCAAGATGGCGATGTGAGAATGGGCGGCTCCTTCAGAGGGGCATTCAGCAATTCAGACAAAG cCAAAAACATCTTCAGAGTCCGGTTCCAAGAGGCCTGCCTTGGCCAGAGTCACACACTCCAAGCTAATGACATCTTTCACAAACAACAATGGCTAAACTGTATTAGGACAGCAATTGCGCCATACCAACACGCATCAACAACCGAATTAAAAGAGCTGCCGGACCTCAGTGAAGAATGTGAAGAAAATCACCCGCCAGCGGCAAACCCCAAACTACAGAGGCGATCGTCCACTATTTCTGCCGTTGTAGAAATGGACTTTAAAGCAAATGCTGACTGTTCTATTGCAGACTCCCCAGGGGAGCCTAAGGCTTGGAAAATTCAAAGAACACAGAGCGGCAGTCGTAAAACACGAGAGAAGACACAAGGCCTAAAGCGGAAAGAAACGTTGGTTTAA
- the NET1 gene encoding neuroepithelial cell-transforming gene 1 protein isoform X2 codes for MVAHDEIGGLLPIKRTIQVITVQNPASKELEEPSNKRVRPLARVTSLANLISPVRNGAVRRFGQTIQSFAMRAENKSPGSTHKSCSKLAAPTPPKRRNSVLWSEMLDVNMKESLSTKEIKRQEAIFEMTRGEQDLIEDLKLARKAYHDPMLKLSIMSEEELAQIFGDLDAYIPLHEELLTKLGEATRPDGTVGQVGHILINWLPRLHAYKGYCSNQLAAKALLDQKKLDRRVQDFLQRCLESPFSRKLDLWSFLDIPRSRLVKYPLLLKEILRHTPKDHPDVKRLEEALCLIQGVLTDINVKKGESECQYYIDKLEYLDDKQRDLRIESSKSLLCHGELKNKNGHKLYLFLFQDVLVLTRPVTRNERLSYQVYRQPIPVQDLVLEDLQDGDVRMGGSFRGAFSNSDKAKNIFRVRFQEACLGQSHTLQANDIFHKQQWLNCIRTAIAPYQHASTTELKELPDLSEECEENHPPAANPKLQRRSSTISAVVEMDFKANADCSIADSPGEPKAWKIQRTQSGSRKTREKTQGLKRKETLV; via the exons ATGGTGGCTCATGATGAAATCGGTGGTCTCTTGCCTATTAAAAGGACTATTCAGGTGATAACCGTTCAGAATCCGGCATCAAAGGAATTGGAG GAGCCGAGCAACAAGAGAGTACGGCCTTTAGCGCGTGTAACATCACTTGCAAACTTGATATCTCCTGTGAGAAATGGCGCAGTCCGCCGCTTTGGCCAAACCATCCAG TCATTCGCAATGCGAGCTGAAAACAAGTCCCCAGGCAGTACACACAAATCTTGTAGCAAACTGGCTGCTCCGACCCCTCCAAAACGAAGAAACAGTGTCCTATGGTCTGAAATGTTAGATGTCAATATGAAGGAATCGTTAAGCACCAAAGAAATTAAACGGCAAGAG GCTATATTTGAAATGACAAGGGGAGAACAAGACCTTATTGAAGACCTCAAGTTGGCAAGAAAGGCCTACCATGACCCAATGCTTAAGCTATCCATTATGTCTGAGGAGGAGCTGGCACAAATATTTGGCGATTTGGATGCCTACATTCCCCTGCATGAAG aacTTCTCACGAAACTTGGAGAAGCAACAAGACCAGATGGGACAGTTGGACAAGTTGGTCACATTCTTATCAACTGG TTGCCACGACTCCATGCATATAAAGGTTATTGCAGTAACCAGTTAGCAGCAAAAGCTCTTCTGGATCAGAAGAAGTTGGATCGTAGGGTTCAGGATTTTCTACAGAGATGTCTTGAGTCCCCTTTCAGCCGCAAGCTGGACCTGTGGAGTTTCCTTGATATTCCAAGAAGCCGTCTAGTCAAGTATCCCCTGCTTCTCAAAGAAATTTTGCGACACACTCCTAAAGACCATCCAGACGTGAAGCGTTTGGAGGAAGCg CTTTGCTTAATCCAAGGTGTTCTTACAGACATCAACGTGAAAAAGGGCGAGTCTGAATGCCAGTATTACATCGATAAGTTAGAGTACCTCGACGACAAACAAAGAGACTTGCGGATAGAATCAAGCAAGTCCCTACTGTGTCATGGAGAGTTAAAGAATAAGAATGGCCAT AAGCTGTACCTGTTCCTTTTTCAAGACGTTCTGGTTCTAACACGCCCGGTTACACGGAACGAGCGTCTCTCTTACCAGGTTTACCGGCAGCCAATCCCTGTCCAAGACTTGGTGTTGGAGGATCTTCAAGATGGCGATGTGAGAATGGGCGGCTCCTTCAGAGGGGCATTCAGCAATTCAGACAAAG cCAAAAACATCTTCAGAGTCCGGTTCCAAGAGGCCTGCCTTGGCCAGAGTCACACACTCCAAGCTAATGACATCTTTCACAAACAACAATGGCTAAACTGTATTAGGACAGCAATTGCGCCATACCAACACGCATCAACAACCGAATTAAAAGAGCTGCCGGACCTCAGTGAAGAATGTGAAGAAAATCACCCGCCAGCGGCAAACCCCAAACTACAGAGGCGATCGTCCACTATTTCTGCCGTTGTAGAAATGGACTTTAAAGCAAATGCTGACTGTTCTATTGCAGACTCCCCAGGGGAGCCTAAGGCTTGGAAAATTCAAAGAACACAGAGCGGCAGTCGTAAAACACGAGAGAAGACACAAGGCCTAAAGCGGAAAGAAACGTTGGTTTAA